A DNA window from Methylobacterium sp. NMS14P contains the following coding sequences:
- a CDS encoding NUDIX hydrolase, with translation MSAANPLPVRHIARAIVLDPRDRILLIAYTSVHARGPDGEPLRFWFMPGGGLEPGEDHVTACRRELEEEIGRGDAAIGPQVGACDGPFHLFRQARDARERYFLVRLPDDRVDTSRLAETEDNPLIGTRWWPIDELRASGEHVEPAGLADLASDLARGTIPAQPRVLAWRGL, from the coding sequence ATGAGCGCCGCGAACCCCCTGCCCGTCCGTCACATCGCCCGCGCGATCGTGCTCGATCCGCGGGATCGGATCCTGCTGATCGCCTACACGTCGGTCCACGCGAGAGGGCCTGACGGGGAGCCGCTCCGGTTCTGGTTCATGCCCGGCGGCGGCCTGGAGCCCGGCGAGGACCACGTCACCGCCTGCCGCCGGGAGCTCGAAGAGGAGATCGGCCGCGGCGACGCCGCGATCGGCCCGCAGGTGGGGGCCTGCGACGGCCCGTTCCACCTGTTCCGGCAGGCGCGGGACGCCCGCGAGCGCTACTTCCTCGTCCGCCTGCCCGACGACCGGGTCGACACGAGCCGCCTCGCCGAGACCGAGGACAACCCGCTGATCGGGACGCGCTGGTGGCCGATCGACGAGCTGCGCGCCAGCGGCGAGCACGTCGAGCCGGCCGGCCTCGCCGATCTCGCGTCGGATCTCGCGCGCGGGACTATTCCGGCCCAGCCGCGCGTTCTTGCTTGGCGAGGACTTTGA
- a CDS encoding carbonic anhydrase, protein MFPVYLTEGYRSFLLDRFPTERRRFAQLASTQNPEILVISCCDSRVSPSAIFNAGPGELFTIRNVANLVPVYQPDGQYHGTSAALEFAVQALEVKHIVVLGHATCGGIKAWANKAKPLSPGDFIGKWVSLVGQAEDKAGDPGAPDYLTKLEHAVVVQSMENLLTFPFVKERVDDGRLEIHGAHFGVASGSLLVRDPQSGVFKAPIDTTGQAVRSVAAIACE, encoded by the coding sequence ATGTTCCCCGTCTACCTGACCGAAGGCTACCGGTCCTTCCTCCTCGATCGCTTCCCGACCGAGCGTCGGCGCTTCGCGCAGCTCGCCTCCACGCAGAATCCGGAGATCCTGGTCATCAGCTGCTGCGATAGCCGGGTTTCCCCGAGCGCGATCTTCAATGCCGGCCCGGGCGAGCTGTTCACGATCCGCAACGTCGCCAACCTCGTGCCGGTCTACCAGCCGGACGGCCAGTATCACGGCACCTCGGCGGCCCTGGAATTCGCCGTCCAGGCCCTGGAGGTGAAGCACATCGTCGTGCTCGGGCATGCCACCTGCGGCGGCATCAAGGCCTGGGCCAACAAGGCCAAGCCGCTCTCGCCCGGCGACTTCATCGGCAAGTGGGTCTCGCTCGTGGGTCAGGCCGAGGACAAGGCCGGCGATCCCGGCGCGCCGGACTACCTGACCAAGCTGGAGCACGCCGTGGTCGTCCAGAGCATGGAGAACCTGCTGACCTTCCCGTTCGTGAAGGAGCGGGTCGACGACGGACGCCTGGAGATCCACGGCGCGCATTTCGGCGTGGCCAGCGGCTCCCTGCTGGTGCGCGATCCGCAGTCCGGCGTGTTCAAGGCGCCGATCGACACGACCGGCCAGGCCGTCCGCTCCGTCGCCGCCATCGCGTGCGAGTGA
- a CDS encoding DUF4142 domain-containing protein — MLKNYAAASALVLALSTPAMAQSANDFRMQSMQANAFEIQSSQIALSKSRNPRIRSYAQEVLRDHRAANVALAGGQMNGVAGDPGLGGLITAPIAVAGSAVGAGVGAATGVVGGTLSGGPVGGLEGAGAGAARGAAAGGQIGRGDVAATGASTIVPPNPEQQAMLAQLSAAPAGARFDRLYASQQIQAHQMTIAMTQAYAQGGPNPALRNYAQQALPALEMHLQHAERLPGAM, encoded by the coding sequence ATGCTGAAGAACTACGCTGCCGCGTCCGCGCTCGTCCTAGCGCTGTCGACCCCGGCCATGGCTCAGAGCGCCAACGACTTCCGCATGCAGTCGATGCAGGCGAACGCCTTCGAAATCCAGTCCTCGCAGATCGCCCTGTCCAAGTCGCGCAACCCGCGCATCCGCTCCTACGCCCAGGAAGTGCTCCGTGACCACCGCGCCGCCAACGTGGCCCTGGCCGGCGGACAGATGAACGGCGTCGCCGGCGATCCCGGCCTCGGCGGCCTGATCACCGCGCCGATCGCGGTGGCGGGCAGCGCCGTGGGCGCTGGCGTCGGTGCGGCGACCGGCGTGGTCGGCGGCACCCTGTCGGGCGGCCCGGTCGGCGGCCTCGAGGGCGCGGGTGCCGGCGCGGCGCGCGGCGCCGCCGCGGGCGGCCAGATCGGCCGCGGCGACGTGGCGGCTACCGGCGCGTCGACGATCGTCCCGCCGAACCCCGAGCAGCAGGCGATGCTGGCCCAGCTGTCGGCCGCTCCGGCCGGCGCGCGCTTCGACCGGCTGTACGCCTCGCAGCAGATCCAGGCCCATCAGATGACCATCGCGATGACCCAGGCCTACGCCCAGGGCGGCCCGAACCCGGCGCTGCGCAACTACGCCCAGCAGGCCCTGCCGGCCCTGGAGATGCACCTGCAGCACGCCGAGCGTCTCCCGGGCGCCATGTAA
- a CDS encoding acyltransferase family protein, with the protein MILVAVQVLRAAAALMVAWHHARHEAGLLAGRGAGPAIDPATLLPWWGGVDLFFVISGFVIVHAGGRLAGRPGGRVRFLGHRVARVVPLYWLVSLLYLVLALARPDLLGEAAALVRDPAALVASFLFWPAARPDGTVQPLYGLGWTLNYEAAFYALFAAGLGFGRRGAVAWLCAILAGLVALGALVPGLPVPLRFWSDPIVLEFAAGAGLALAWGAGFRPALPVRVGLAVLGVLGLALAARAFAGLGEADGFLRPLLVGGPAVLLVAAALGPARDAAALARLPSPVRGLVGLGDASYALYLVHPFALRLVREVLLRFGLAPALHPWGSMALMLAGSAAAALVVHRLVEQPLTRALRRRLDPGAPQNRVRAVPAPVPPGGRAD; encoded by the coding sequence GTGATCCTCGTCGCCGTCCAGGTCCTGCGCGCCGCCGCCGCCCTCATGGTGGCGTGGCACCACGCGCGGCACGAGGCGGGGCTCCTCGCCGGCCGCGGCGCCGGCCCAGCGATCGACCCCGCGACGCTGCTGCCCTGGTGGGGCGGGGTCGACCTGTTCTTCGTGATCTCCGGCTTCGTCATCGTCCATGCCGGCGGCCGGCTCGCGGGTCGGCCGGGCGGACGCGTCCGTTTCCTCGGCCACCGGGTCGCCCGTGTGGTGCCCCTCTACTGGCTGGTGAGCCTGCTCTACCTCGTCCTCGCGCTCGCGCGGCCGGACCTTCTCGGCGAGGCGGCGGCGCTGGTGCGCGACCCGGCCGCCCTCGTCGCGAGCTTCCTGTTCTGGCCGGCGGCTCGCCCGGACGGCACCGTCCAGCCGCTCTACGGCCTCGGCTGGACCCTGAACTACGAGGCGGCCTTCTACGCACTCTTCGCCGCGGGCCTCGGCTTCGGGCGGCGCGGCGCCGTCGCGTGGCTGTGCGCGATCCTGGCCGGCCTCGTCGCCCTCGGCGCCCTCGTGCCGGGCCTGCCCGTGCCGCTCCGTTTCTGGTCGGACCCGATCGTGCTCGAGTTCGCCGCCGGGGCCGGTCTCGCCCTCGCCTGGGGCGCGGGATTCCGGCCCGCCCTCCCCGTGCGGGTCGGGCTCGCGGTGCTGGGGGTGCTCGGGCTGGCCCTGGCCGCGCGGGCGTTCGCGGGTCTCGGCGAGGCCGACGGGTTCCTGCGCCCGCTCCTCGTCGGCGGGCCGGCCGTCCTGCTGGTGGCCGCCGCGCTCGGGCCGGCCCGCGACGCGGCCGCGCTCGCGCGGCTGCCGTCCCCCGTGCGCGGGCTCGTCGGGCTCGGCGACGCGTCCTACGCCCTCTACCTCGTGCATCCGTTCGCGCTGCGCCTCGTGCGCGAAGTGCTGCTCCGGTTCGGCCTGGCCCCCGCCCTGCATCCCTGGGGCAGCATGGCGCTCATGCTCGCCGGCAGCGCCGCGGCCGCGCTCGTGGTCCACCGCCTCGTCGAGCAGCCCCTGACCCGGGCCCTCCGGCGGCGGCTCGACCCGGGCGCGCCGCAAAACCGTGTGCGCGCCGTGCCGGCCCCTGTTCCACCGGGCGGCCGGGCGGATTAG
- a CDS encoding universal stress protein, with amino-acid sequence MKTLLVPVAMHDALPSVFETTRLAATRFGSLIEGVSLRPALAEYVPVDMVGGMTWLRDEEADRAEAEEAGGRFIAFMDGAGIPRHARDGLCIPDRVPDAGPRYRWRQDVPTGDAFLGQYARLFSATVVGRPGTTDNAPRMTTFETALFESGRPILLAPPAAPASLGEAVVIAWNGSTETARAVAFAMPFLRRAERVLVLSVEGGMVPGPTAQDLAQALACEGVDASHRALPAGRRVPGETFLAEASAFGCDLLIKGAYTQSRLRQMIFGGVTSHVLAYADMPVLMAH; translated from the coding sequence ATGAAGACCCTGCTCGTACCCGTCGCGATGCACGACGCCCTGCCCTCCGTCTTCGAGACGACGCGGCTGGCGGCGACGCGCTTCGGCAGTCTGATCGAGGGCGTGTCCCTGCGCCCGGCGCTGGCCGAGTACGTGCCGGTCGACATGGTCGGCGGCATGACGTGGCTGCGCGACGAGGAGGCCGACCGGGCCGAGGCTGAGGAGGCGGGCGGCCGCTTCATCGCCTTCATGGACGGCGCCGGTATCCCGCGGCACGCCCGCGACGGGCTCTGCATACCGGATCGCGTGCCGGATGCCGGCCCGCGCTACCGCTGGCGGCAGGACGTGCCCACCGGCGACGCGTTCCTGGGCCAGTACGCGCGGCTGTTCTCGGCCACGGTGGTCGGGCGCCCGGGCACGACCGACAACGCCCCGCGCATGACCACCTTCGAGACGGCCCTGTTCGAGAGCGGCCGGCCGATCCTGCTGGCGCCGCCCGCGGCACCGGCGAGCCTCGGCGAGGCGGTCGTCATCGCCTGGAACGGCTCGACCGAGACCGCCCGGGCGGTGGCCTTCGCGATGCCGTTCCTGCGGCGGGCCGAGCGGGTGCTCGTGCTCAGCGTCGAGGGCGGCATGGTGCCGGGCCCGACGGCGCAGGATCTCGCCCAGGCGCTGGCCTGCGAGGGCGTGGACGCGTCGCACCGGGCCCTGCCGGCCGGCCGGCGGGTGCCCGGCGAGACCTTCCTGGCGGAGGCGAGTGCCTTCGGCTGCGACCTCCTCATCAAGGGCGCCTACACCCAGAGCCGCCTGCGCCAGATGATCTTCGGCGGGGTCACCAGCCACGTCCTCGCCTACGCCGACATGCCGGTCCTGATGGCGCACTGA
- a CDS encoding HIT domain-containing protein, producing the protein MTESAFTLDPRLSADTAEVGDLALCRVLLMDDARFPWLILVPRRPNLTEITDLSETEAAALWQEIHLATGVMQALSKPDKVNIGALGNVVSQLHVHVVGRFRSDPAWPGPVWGFETRKPYPLHARAQLLERAGALFSAA; encoded by the coding sequence ATGACCGAGTCCGCCTTCACCCTCGATCCGCGCCTCTCGGCCGACACGGCCGAAGTGGGCGACCTCGCCCTGTGCCGCGTGCTGCTGATGGACGACGCCCGGTTCCCGTGGCTGATCCTCGTGCCGCGCCGCCCGAACCTCACCGAGATCACCGACCTCTCCGAAACCGAGGCGGCGGCGCTCTGGCAGGAGATCCATCTCGCCACGGGGGTGATGCAGGCCCTGTCCAAGCCCGACAAGGTCAATATCGGCGCGCTCGGCAACGTGGTGTCGCAACTCCACGTCCACGTCGTCGGCCGCTTCCGGTCGGATCCCGCCTGGCCGGGGCCGGTCTGGGGGTTCGAGACGCGCAAGCCCTACCCGCTCCACGCCCGCGCCCAGCTCCTCGAGCGCGCCGGCGCCCTCTTCTCCGCGGCCTGA
- the nudC gene encoding NAD(+) diphosphatase, producing MTDPRDTLGFVRNRLDRHSAEQPEEAVPAFDTPEARLVLICGDRIVLRGETALIAVAEAAGLEGGTRIFLGHRDGRPVFAAAAPAEAAERFADGPTRTLDLRSIATEAAVEAEELGLLAVAKSMLDWHARHGFCANCGTATVARAGGFRRECPSCSAHHFPRVDPVVIMLVRRGDTCLLGRGPHFRPHMYSCLAGFLEPGETIEDAVRREVFEETRIRVGAVTYRTSQPWPFPSSLMLGCAAEGLDAAIVTDPSELEDARWFTRAEVAAMLAGTHPEGIQAPPPMAIANYLMRAFVAGET from the coding sequence ATGACCGATCCCCGCGACACCCTCGGCTTCGTCCGCAACCGCCTCGACCGCCACTCGGCCGAGCAGCCCGAGGAGGCGGTGCCCGCCTTCGACACGCCCGAGGCCCGCCTCGTGCTGATCTGCGGCGACCGGATCGTGCTGCGCGGAGAGACCGCGCTGATCGCGGTCGCGGAGGCGGCGGGTCTCGAGGGCGGGACGCGCATCTTCCTCGGGCACCGGGACGGGCGGCCGGTCTTCGCCGCCGCCGCGCCCGCCGAGGCCGCGGAGCGCTTCGCCGACGGGCCGACCCGCACCCTCGACCTCCGGTCGATCGCCACCGAAGCCGCCGTGGAGGCCGAGGAGCTCGGCCTGCTCGCCGTGGCCAAGTCGATGCTCGACTGGCACGCCCGCCACGGCTTCTGCGCCAATTGCGGAACCGCGACCGTGGCGCGGGCCGGCGGCTTCCGGCGCGAGTGCCCGAGCTGCAGCGCCCACCACTTCCCCCGGGTCGACCCGGTGGTGATCATGCTGGTGCGCCGGGGCGACACCTGCCTGCTCGGCCGCGGGCCGCATTTCCGGCCGCACATGTATTCCTGCCTCGCGGGCTTCCTGGAGCCCGGCGAGACGATCGAGGACGCGGTCCGCCGCGAGGTGTTCGAGGAGACGCGGATCCGTGTCGGCGCGGTCACCTACCGGACGTCGCAGCCCTGGCCGTTCCCGTCCTCGCTGATGCTCGGCTGCGCCGCCGAGGGCCTCGACGCGGCCATCGTCACCGATCCGAGCGAGCTGGAGGATGCGCGCTGGTTCACCCGGGCCGAGGTCGCGGCCATGCTGGCGGGGACGCATCCCGAGGGGATCCAGGCCCCGCCGCCCATGGCGATCGCCAATTACCTGATGCGCGCCTTCGTGGCCGGCGAGACCTGA
- a CDS encoding cupin domain-containing protein: MTRSWLRAAAALAVLGGVAPATAAEHDHAGLVVVPDGAAAIYEPGPPNLPKGTQISRVAGDPSKPGPFVLRVKVPANSVIAPHTHAKPETLTILSGSIYHEHGRTLDRTKGSALKAGGFVYLPEDMPHSLWTTDEPVELQVNGSGPFGLKYINPADDPSRSAGKPG, from the coding sequence ATGACGCGATCCTGGCTTCGCGCAGCAGCGGCGCTGGCGGTGCTCGGAGGCGTCGCGCCGGCGACGGCCGCGGAACACGATCACGCCGGCCTCGTGGTCGTTCCTGACGGAGCCGCGGCCATCTACGAGCCGGGACCGCCGAACCTGCCGAAGGGCACGCAGATCAGCCGGGTCGCGGGCGATCCGTCGAAGCCCGGCCCGTTCGTCCTGCGGGTGAAGGTCCCTGCCAACTCGGTGATCGCGCCGCACACCCACGCGAAGCCGGAGACGCTGACGATCCTCTCGGGCTCGATCTATCACGAGCACGGGCGCACCCTGGACAGGACCAAGGGCTCGGCCCTGAAGGCGGGCGGCTTCGTCTACCTCCCGGAGGACATGCCCCACTCCCTCTGGACCACTGACGAGCCGGTGGAGTTGCAGGTCAACGGGTCCGGCCCGTTCGGGCTGAAGTACATCAACCCCGCCGACGACCCGAGCCGGAGCGCCGGCAAGCCCGGCTAG